A single genomic interval of Lewinellaceae bacterium harbors:
- a CDS encoding peptidoglycan synthetase, with amino-acid sequence MRIHLIAIGGSIMHNLAIALKKNGHLVTGSDDEIYSPAKERLLEHDLLPDHEGWDPGRIHQGIDLVILGMHARPDNPELLRAMELGVPIHSFPSFMYEHAKDKTRIVIAGSHGKTTTTSMILYALQQSGKPMDYLVGARIEGFEDMVHLSNATLFIAEGDEYLSSPVDRRPKFIHYKPHIAVITGIAWDHMNVFPTFEGYKQLFADLIQSMEPEGTVLYCADDPNLAKLKELRPDLEWIPYRAIPHIQTNEGTMLRDRDDHPYLTPLFGEHNMQNMKAALEVSMKLGLTEKQFLESMGSFRGASKRLQLLARGKDSLCYLDFAHAPSKVRATVQAVRRQYPDHTLICLLELHTFSSLNRAFLPQYAHTLDGADHAVVFYQEHTFEMKRLPTLMDTEVDEAFSYPGLRILKQPADIPIYLDQLPAGKKVFLFMTSGTFGGTNLPDLARKLVQ; translated from the coding sequence ATGCGTATTCATTTGATAGCCATAGGGGGTAGCATCATGCATAATTTGGCCATCGCTTTGAAAAAAAATGGACATTTGGTCACTGGTTCAGACGACGAGATCTACAGCCCCGCTAAGGAGCGGTTGCTCGAACACGATCTGCTTCCGGATCATGAGGGCTGGGACCCCGGCCGGATCCATCAAGGCATTGATCTGGTAATTCTCGGCATGCATGCCCGTCCCGACAATCCTGAACTCCTTCGTGCAATGGAATTAGGGGTGCCAATCCATTCTTTTCCGTCCTTCATGTACGAACACGCCAAGGACAAAACCAGGATTGTGATTGCCGGTAGTCATGGAAAAACGACCACAACTTCCATGATATTGTATGCGTTGCAGCAATCCGGAAAACCGATGGATTACCTGGTAGGGGCCCGGATCGAGGGATTTGAAGACATGGTTCACCTTTCCAACGCGACCCTCTTTATCGCCGAAGGAGATGAATATTTGTCATCGCCGGTGGACCGCCGGCCTAAGTTCATTCATTATAAGCCTCACATCGCAGTTATTACGGGGATCGCCTGGGATCACATGAATGTGTTTCCCACTTTTGAAGGCTACAAACAATTATTCGCTGATTTAATCCAATCCATGGAGCCGGAAGGAACGGTGTTGTATTGTGCGGATGATCCCAACCTGGCAAAATTAAAGGAGTTGCGACCAGATCTGGAGTGGATACCCTACCGGGCTATCCCGCATATCCAGACCAATGAAGGTACCATGCTGCGTGACCGGGATGATCATCCCTACCTGACACCGCTATTCGGAGAGCACAACATGCAAAATATGAAGGCGGCATTGGAAGTTTCTATGAAACTGGGCCTGACGGAGAAGCAATTTCTGGAATCCATGGGTAGTTTCCGTGGTGCCTCGAAACGATTGCAATTGCTCGCACGGGGTAAGGATTCACTCTGTTACCTGGATTTCGCACACGCCCCATCCAAAGTGCGGGCTACGGTGCAGGCCGTGCGGCGACAATATCCGGATCATACGCTGATTTGTTTGCTGGAATTACACACCTTTTCTTCGCTGAACAGGGCTTTTTTACCCCAATATGCCCATACGCTGGATGGTGCAGATCACGCAGTGGTATTCTATCAGGAACATACCTTTGAGATGAAGCGCCTGCCCACGCTGATGGATACAGAAGTTGACGAGGCATTCTCCTATCCCGGATTGCGAATTCTCAAACAACCTGCGGACATACCCATATACCTTGATCAATTACCAGCAGGAAAGAAAGTATTTCTTTTTATGACTTCGGGGACTTTCGGTGGAACCAATTTACCGGACCTCGCCCGAAAGCTGGTTCAATAA
- a CDS encoding pyruvate dehydrogenase complex E1 component subunit beta encodes MGRIITLREALGEAMSEEMRRDESVFLMGEEVAEYNGAYKVSKGMLDEFGPKRVIDTPITELGFAGIGVGAAMNGLRPIVEFMTWNFAILAFDQIVNNAAKTLSQSAGQFNCPVVFRGPSGAAGQLAQQHSQTFESWMGNVPGLKVISCIDPADSKGLLKSAIRDNDPVCIMESEIMYGHKGEVPDEEYLVPIGKAVVRRPGTDITLVSFNKMVLVCLDAAEELAKEGISAEVIDLRTIRPLDIATLIESVRKTNRMVVVDESWPMFGVSSEVAYQVQKDAFDYLDAPVRRVNAADTSLPYASTLVDEYLPNPEKVIRAVKEVMYIQA; translated from the coding sequence ATGGGAAGAATAATAACCTTACGTGAAGCACTGGGTGAAGCTATGTCTGAAGAAATGCGCCGTGATGAATCGGTGTTTCTGATGGGTGAAGAAGTTGCCGAATACAACGGTGCTTACAAAGTGAGTAAGGGCATGCTGGATGAATTCGGGCCCAAACGAGTCATTGATACCCCAATTACCGAGTTGGGATTCGCCGGTATAGGTGTAGGCGCTGCCATGAACGGATTGCGTCCGATCGTGGAGTTCATGACCTGGAATTTTGCTATCCTAGCCTTTGACCAGATCGTGAACAATGCAGCCAAGACGTTGTCCCAGTCTGCCGGTCAGTTCAATTGTCCAGTAGTCTTTCGGGGTCCTTCAGGCGCTGCTGGTCAGCTGGCCCAGCAGCATTCGCAGACCTTTGAAAGCTGGATGGGAAATGTGCCGGGATTGAAGGTGATCTCGTGCATCGATCCCGCCGACTCAAAGGGACTTTTAAAATCAGCCATTCGGGACAATGACCCGGTTTGTATAATGGAATCGGAGATCATGTATGGTCACAAGGGAGAAGTGCCTGATGAAGAATATCTGGTGCCAATCGGCAAGGCTGTCGTTCGCCGCCCGGGCACCGACATTACCCTGGTCTCCTTCAACAAAATGGTTTTGGTGTGCCTGGATGCCGCTGAAGAATTGGCTAAAGAAGGAATCTCGGCAGAGGTTATTGACCTAAGAACCATCCGGCCCCTGGATATTGCTACGCTGATTGAAAGTGTCCGGAAGACGAACCGTATGGTGGTTGTTGATGAATCCTGGCCAATGTTTGGGGTATCTTCGGAGGTTGCTTACCAGGTACAGAAGGATGCATTTGACTACCTGGATGCTCCGGTACGCCGGGTGAATGCTGCCGATACTTCCTTGCCCTATGCTTCAACGCTAGTGGATGAATACCTTCCGAATCCGGAAAAAGTTATTCGGGCGGTGAAGGAGGTCATGTATATCCAGGCCTGA
- the typA gene encoding translational GTPase TypA, producing MQNIRNIAIIAHVDHGKTTLVDKLLHAGNLFKDHERPGELILDNNDQERERGITILAKNASVTYKGVKINIIDTPGHSDFGGEVERVLNMADGVLLLVDAFEGPMPQTRFVLQKAIELGLKPIVVINKVDKENCRPDEVHEAVFDLMFELNATDDQLDFPTYYGSAKQGWMGEDWQKQTADITPLLDAIIQHIPAPITALGPSQMLVTSLDYSPYIGRIAIGRVHRGELKVGQNVALVKRDASIVKNRIKELYTFEGLGKVKINAVPAGEICAIVGIEGFDIGDTIADSEVPEALPTIRIEEPTMSMRFTINDSPFFGQEGKFVTSRHIKDRLEKELEKNLAMRVEPGETADSFIVYGRGVMHLSVLIESMRREGFELQVGQPQVIIRKIEGIDCEPVEELTIDLPEEHAGKAIESVTQRKGEMLSMEPRGSRTFITFKIPSRGMIGLRNYLMNATAGEAILAHRFIKYEPMKGAIPGRVMGSLISMEAGKAIAYSINNLQDRGKFFVSPMDPVYEGQVIGENNRPMDLVINVTKTKKLTNIRAANADDKVSIAPAIKFTLEEALEYIQSDEYVEVTPKSIRLRKIYLNENDRKRYSRAVSVG from the coding sequence ATGCAAAATATCCGAAATATTGCCATTATTGCCCACGTTGACCATGGGAAAACAACATTGGTAGACAAGCTGTTACACGCTGGTAACCTCTTCAAGGATCATGAACGTCCGGGAGAACTCATTCTCGACAACAACGATCAGGAACGCGAACGGGGCATCACCATCCTGGCCAAAAATGCTTCCGTGACCTATAAAGGGGTCAAGATCAACATCATTGACACACCGGGTCACTCCGATTTTGGAGGAGAAGTGGAGCGGGTGTTAAATATGGCTGACGGGGTATTATTGCTGGTTGACGCTTTTGAAGGCCCGATGCCGCAAACCCGTTTTGTATTGCAAAAAGCCATCGAGCTGGGTCTGAAGCCCATTGTCGTTATCAATAAAGTGGATAAAGAAAACTGCCGTCCCGACGAAGTTCATGAAGCGGTTTTTGATCTGATGTTTGAACTAAACGCAACGGATGATCAGCTCGATTTTCCTACGTATTACGGATCAGCCAAACAGGGTTGGATGGGAGAAGACTGGCAGAAGCAGACCGCTGACATCACTCCGCTCCTGGATGCGATCATACAGCACATTCCTGCCCCCATCACAGCACTGGGTCCATCGCAGATGCTGGTAACTTCGCTGGATTATTCACCCTACATCGGTCGTATTGCAATCGGTCGTGTACACCGTGGTGAGCTGAAGGTTGGTCAAAACGTGGCACTGGTCAAACGCGATGCAAGCATTGTAAAAAACCGGATTAAGGAATTATACACGTTTGAAGGACTGGGGAAAGTAAAGATCAATGCTGTCCCAGCCGGCGAGATCTGCGCCATTGTTGGTATTGAAGGTTTTGATATCGGCGATACCATTGCCGATTCGGAAGTGCCGGAAGCATTGCCTACCATCCGTATCGAAGAACCCACCATGAGTATGCGGTTTACGATCAATGACTCGCCATTTTTTGGACAAGAAGGCAAGTTTGTCACCTCCCGCCACATCAAGGATCGCCTGGAGAAGGAACTGGAGAAAAATCTTGCCATGCGGGTTGAACCGGGTGAGACTGCTGATTCTTTCATCGTATACGGCCGGGGTGTCATGCACCTTTCGGTTTTAATCGAGTCCATGCGCCGTGAAGGGTTTGAACTGCAGGTGGGACAACCTCAGGTGATTATCCGTAAGATTGAAGGCATCGATTGTGAACCGGTAGAAGAGCTGACCATTGACCTACCGGAAGAACATGCGGGTAAAGCCATCGAGTCAGTGACCCAGCGAAAAGGAGAAATGCTCTCCATGGAACCGCGTGGTTCCCGGACCTTTATTACGTTCAAGATCCCCAGCCGGGGAATGATCGGACTGAGGAATTATTTAATGAATGCAACGGCGGGAGAGGCTATTTTGGCTCACCGCTTTATCAAATACGAACCCATGAAAGGAGCCATACCTGGCCGCGTCATGGGATCCCTCATCAGTATGGAAGCTGGCAAAGCCATTGCTTACAGTATCAACAACCTGCAGGACCGGGGTAAGTTTTTCGTAAGCCCCATGGATCCGGTATATGAAGGTCAGGTAATTGGTGAAAACAACCGGCCAATGGACTTGGTCATCAACGTAACCAAGACCAAAAAACTGACCAACATCCGGGCTGCCAATGCGGATGACAAGGTAAGTATTGCGCCAGCCATTAAATTCACCCTTGAAGAAGCGCTGGAGTACATACAGTCTGACGAATATGTGGAGGTGACACCCAAGTCGATTCGTTTGCGGAAGATTTATCTCAACGAGAACGACCGGAAACGTTATTCCAGAGCAGTCAGTGTAGGGTAA
- the ychF gene encoding redox-regulated ATPase YchF — MPLRCGIVGLPNVGKSTLFNALTSAKALAANYPFATKDPNIGVITVPDKRLDELAKLVNPQKIIPTTVEIVDIAGLIKGASQGEGLGNQFLANIREVDAIIHVVRCFEDDNIVHVDGNIDPVRDKETIDMELILKDLETVEKRLDKLRKQAKSGAKEDQRAVEHGVLIMDHLSAGNPARTAQLDDEGQALLKDMMLLTAKPILYVCNVDELSVVSGNEITKKLEAAIIGEPAEVLYVCAGIEADIAELDTLEERREFAQELGLDEPGSSRLIRSSYHLLDLITYFTAGEKEVRAWTIRRGTKAPQAAGVIHSDFERGFIRAEVIKYDDYLKFGSEHAVKEAGKMSVEGKEYVVHDGDIMHFRFNV, encoded by the coding sequence ATGCCATTACGTTGTGGAATTGTGGGTCTCCCGAATGTTGGTAAATCCACCCTGTTCAATGCTCTAACCTCAGCCAAGGCGTTAGCCGCTAATTATCCTTTCGCAACCAAGGATCCGAACATCGGCGTGATCACCGTACCAGACAAGCGATTGGATGAGCTGGCCAAGCTGGTTAATCCGCAAAAGATTATTCCGACTACCGTTGAGATCGTGGACATCGCCGGGCTAATCAAAGGAGCGAGCCAGGGTGAAGGCCTGGGCAACCAGTTTCTGGCCAATATCCGAGAAGTGGATGCCATCATCCATGTGGTGCGTTGCTTTGAAGATGACAATATTGTCCACGTTGATGGCAACATCGATCCGGTACGGGACAAGGAGACCATTGATATGGAATTGATCCTGAAAGATCTGGAAACGGTGGAAAAACGCCTCGATAAACTGCGGAAACAAGCAAAAAGTGGAGCTAAGGAAGACCAGCGTGCCGTTGAACACGGCGTCCTGATTATGGACCACCTGTCTGCCGGAAATCCAGCCCGCACCGCCCAACTGGATGATGAAGGCCAGGCGCTTCTCAAAGACATGATGCTGTTAACTGCCAAACCAATTCTCTACGTCTGCAATGTTGATGAATTGAGTGTGGTTTCCGGAAATGAGATCACGAAGAAGCTGGAAGCCGCCATTATCGGAGAGCCGGCTGAAGTGCTCTACGTTTGTGCCGGTATCGAAGCAGACATCGCTGAATTGGATACCCTGGAAGAACGTCGTGAGTTTGCCCAGGAATTGGGTTTGGATGAACCGGGATCCAGCCGTCTCATTCGATCAAGTTACCACCTGCTCGATTTGATCACCTACTTCACGGCGGGTGAAAAAGAAGTACGAGCCTGGACCATCCGTCGGGGCACCAAAGCACCCCAGGCAGCCGGCGTTATTCATTCCGATTTTGAACGCGGCTTCATCCGTGCCGAAGTCATCAAATACGACGATTACCTGAAATTCGGGTCTGAACATGCTGTGAAGGAAGCGGGCAAGATGTCGGTGGAAGGCAAAGAATATGTCGTCCATGATGGTGATATCATGCACTTCCGGTTTAACGTATAA
- a CDS encoding DUF479 domain-containing protein, which produces MNYLAHLLLSREYPEEMVGNFLTDMLTWQEQQALAGGYMDGMMMHRQIDAYTDRHEAVRECIRLIRGTQGKYAPVVVDILFDYLIARHWFTYYKEPLELFVLEVYGILSTHRTAMSERIWYRVERMIHANWLVQYTTKEGLEFVFERLQSRTRFENNLQLAVRDFMDQYDLFEARFNQFFPDLLAQIPVWRESFAVE; this is translated from the coding sequence ATGAATTATCTGGCACATCTGTTATTATCCCGCGAGTACCCTGAAGAGATGGTGGGCAATTTTCTTACCGACATGCTGACCTGGCAGGAACAGCAGGCTCTCGCTGGCGGGTATATGGATGGAATGATGATGCATCGTCAAATTGATGCCTATACGGACCGGCATGAGGCAGTGCGTGAATGCATCCGGCTGATCCGGGGTACGCAGGGAAAATATGCGCCGGTTGTGGTAGACATTCTCTTTGATTACCTGATCGCGCGCCATTGGTTCACTTATTACAAAGAGCCACTTGAGCTATTCGTGCTTGAAGTGTATGGTATTCTGAGTACCCACCGCACTGCGATGTCTGAACGGATCTGGTACCGGGTAGAGCGGATGATCCACGCCAACTGGCTTGTTCAGTACACGACAAAAGAGGGCCTTGAATTCGTATTTGAGCGTTTACAGAGCAGGACCAGGTTTGAGAACAATTTGCAGCTTGCCGTCCGGGACTTTATGGATCAGTACGATTTATTCGAAGCCCGGTTCAACCAGTTTTTTCCTGATCTGCTGGCACAAATTCCGGTATGGCGCGAGTCTTTTGCAGTAGAATAA
- a CDS encoding PorT family protein: MILVMLCLGTALHSLRAQGLSNYGNNYRDFANKAYYFGLSFGINNSNYQIDRGRRFIGNEVIKTVESIGGPGFTVGVITNMKVGDYFDLRVIPSFAFIERNIRYSGSALLTNDTTSIESSFFEIPFQIRYKSKPYKDVKLYLVGGLKYGYDISSKSRTKRLTDEIRLSPHDFSVEAGAGFQIFLPYVIFSPEVKFTQGIGNVMIYRNELPKSNVLEKIFSRMFTISFHFEG, translated from the coding sequence TTGATTCTTGTGATGTTGTGCCTTGGCACCGCACTTCATTCATTAAGGGCACAGGGACTATCCAACTACGGCAACAATTACCGGGATTTTGCCAACAAAGCATACTACTTCGGACTTTCTTTCGGTATCAATAATTCCAATTATCAAATCGACAGAGGAAGAAGATTCATTGGCAATGAAGTGATAAAAACCGTAGAGTCGATCGGAGGACCCGGATTTACCGTCGGTGTTATCACCAATATGAAAGTCGGAGACTATTTTGATTTGCGGGTAATTCCTTCATTTGCATTCATCGAACGCAACATACGATACAGCGGAAGTGCTCTGCTCACCAATGATACCACCAGCATTGAATCCAGCTTTTTTGAGATTCCATTCCAGATCCGCTACAAATCCAAACCATACAAGGATGTCAAACTGTACCTCGTCGGAGGCCTGAAATATGGATACGATATCTCCAGTAAATCACGCACCAAGCGACTGACCGATGAGATAAGGCTTTCTCCGCACGATTTTTCAGTCGAAGCAGGAGCCGGATTTCAGATCTTCCTCCCTTACGTCATCTTCTCACCTGAAGTAAAATTCACCCAGGGCATCGGTAATGTGATGATCTATCGTAACGAGTTACCCAAATCCAATGTACTGGAGAAGATCTTCTCCCGCATGTTCACCATTTCATTTCATTTCGAGGGATAA
- the ubiE gene encoding bifunctional demethylmenaquinone methyltransferase/2-methoxy-6-polyprenyl-1,4-benzoquinol methylase UbiE, whose product MPETVKPYDQQGSTKKEEVKQMFDNIAPTYDFLNRFLSVGTDVLWRKKLLAYLRKSEPTSLLDIATGTGDVAFEAARFLSPESITGLDLSPGMLEIARRKAAAKGIAVTFIEGDSEHLPFPDNRYGAATVAFGVRNFENLSAGIKEIFRVLEPGGGLFILEFSRPRIFPIKQVFHIYFKYLLPLIGKLKSRDARAYRYLYESVQVFPEYREMQGILEAAGFRNCVYRPLSFGICTIYLGYKPGH is encoded by the coding sequence ATGCCGGAAACTGTCAAACCATACGATCAGCAAGGCTCAACGAAAAAGGAAGAGGTAAAGCAAATGTTTGACAACATTGCACCTACTTATGATTTTCTAAACCGCTTCCTATCGGTCGGAACCGATGTGCTTTGGCGGAAGAAACTACTGGCTTATTTGCGCAAATCAGAGCCTACTTCACTCCTGGATATTGCCACCGGTACCGGAGACGTCGCATTCGAAGCGGCAAGGTTTTTGTCTCCTGAGTCCATTACCGGGTTGGATCTCAGCCCTGGTATGCTGGAGATCGCCCGCCGGAAAGCGGCAGCCAAAGGGATTGCCGTGACCTTCATCGAGGGTGACAGTGAGCATTTACCTTTTCCCGATAACCGCTACGGTGCAGCAACCGTTGCATTTGGTGTACGAAATTTTGAAAACCTGTCCGCGGGGATCAAAGAGATCTTCCGGGTATTGGAGCCCGGTGGTGGATTGTTTATCCTTGAATTCAGCCGGCCGAGAATATTTCCCATAAAACAGGTCTTTCATATATATTTTAAGTACCTCCTGCCGTTAATAGGAAAGCTAAAGTCCAGGGATGCGCGTGCGTACCGCTATTTGTACGAATCTGTCCAGGTATTTCCTGAATATCGGGAAATGCAGGGCATTCTGGAAGCCGCCGGTTTTAGAAATTGTGTTTACCGGCCATTAAGTTTTGGAATATGTACCATTTATTTAGGATACAAACCCGGTCATTGA
- the gyrA gene encoding DNA gyrase subunit A: protein MSKSRIYPINIEDEMKTAYIDYSMSVIVARALPDVRDGLKPVHRRVLYGMDELGVQYNKSHKKSARIVGEVLGKYHPHGDGSVYDAMVRLAQPWSMRYPLVDGQGNFGSMDGDSPAAMRYTEARLERISSEILADIDKDTVDFTLNFDDTLQEPTVMPTRIPNLLINGASGIAVGMATNMLPHNLREVIEGIHASIDNPDITIEELMQFVHGPDLPTGGIVYGLSGVREYFETGRGRVVVRGKAEIIGEPGKESIIVSEIPFMVNKATLVVKIAELVQDEKISGISDIRDESDRNGLRIVVDLKRDAIPNVVLSKLYAYSPLQTSYGVNNIALVNGRPRTLSLKELIDEFIKFRLEVIVRRTRYELEQAEKRAHILEGLLIAIDHLDEVIALIRSSASVDDARTGLMNTFALSEIQANAILAMQLRALTGLERDKLRAEYEEVKALIERLKAILADEGIRKQIVKDELQEIKDRYGDDRRTVINPAEGEINIEDLIPDDDVVITISHLGYIKRTKVSEYRLQGRGGRGAKGSKTRNEDFIEHMFVASNHNYLLLFTESGKCFWLRVFEIPEASKVSTGRAIQNLLNLASEDAVKAYIKIQDLNDQDFVNEHYIVFATKKGMLKKTPVEAFSRPRANGIIAITINEGDTLLEARLTNGSNEIILANQGGRAIRFPEKTVRPMGRSAAGVKGMTLHDDKDEVIGMICVDPLDPSATILVISEKGMGKRSLLEDYRITNRGGKGVKTMSISEKTGPLVAIKLVTDEDELMITGKSGIVIRMEVLDLRTMGRATQGVRVIKLTEDDQIADVAVLSKEESDEEE from the coding sequence ATGTCTAAATCGAGGATATATCCCATTAATATAGAAGATGAAATGAAGACCGCCTACATCGACTATTCGATGTCGGTCATTGTAGCCCGTGCCTTACCGGATGTCCGGGATGGATTAAAGCCCGTTCACCGCCGGGTATTGTACGGTATGGATGAATTGGGCGTTCAATACAATAAATCCCACAAGAAGTCTGCACGTATTGTCGGTGAAGTACTGGGTAAGTATCACCCGCATGGTGATGGTTCGGTTTACGATGCCATGGTCCGTCTGGCACAACCCTGGTCGATGCGTTATCCGCTGGTCGATGGACAGGGGAACTTCGGATCAATGGACGGTGACAGCCCGGCAGCCATGCGATATACCGAAGCACGGCTGGAGCGTATCAGCTCGGAGATCCTGGCGGATATCGACAAGGACACAGTTGACTTCACGCTTAATTTCGACGATACGCTGCAGGAGCCCACGGTGATGCCAACCCGTATTCCAAACCTGCTGATCAACGGAGCTTCTGGTATTGCCGTCGGGATGGCTACGAATATGTTGCCACACAATCTGCGGGAGGTGATCGAGGGGATCCATGCTTCCATTGACAATCCCGACATTACCATCGAAGAACTCATGCAATTTGTGCATGGCCCGGATCTTCCTACCGGAGGGATTGTCTATGGTTTGTCCGGTGTCAGGGAGTATTTCGAGACGGGAAGAGGACGGGTCGTTGTGCGTGGCAAAGCGGAAATTATCGGCGAACCAGGTAAGGAATCCATCATCGTATCCGAGATACCTTTTATGGTGAACAAAGCCACCCTGGTGGTTAAAATCGCCGAACTGGTACAGGATGAGAAAATTTCGGGCATCAGCGATATCCGTGATGAGTCGGATCGTAATGGCTTGCGGATCGTAGTAGACCTCAAACGCGATGCGATTCCCAATGTTGTCCTTTCGAAGTTGTATGCCTACTCACCTCTCCAGACCTCCTATGGGGTGAACAACATCGCCCTGGTCAATGGCCGTCCACGGACTCTCAGCCTGAAAGAGTTGATCGATGAATTTATCAAATTCAGATTAGAGGTTATCGTTCGCAGGACCCGGTATGAACTGGAACAAGCCGAAAAGCGGGCTCACATCCTGGAAGGACTCCTCATCGCCATCGATCACCTCGATGAGGTTATCGCACTGATCCGCAGCAGCGCCAGTGTAGATGATGCCCGTACCGGGTTGATGAATACTTTCGCATTGTCCGAGATCCAGGCCAATGCCATCCTGGCTATGCAGTTGCGGGCACTGACCGGCCTGGAACGCGACAAATTGAGAGCAGAATATGAAGAGGTCAAGGCTCTTATCGAACGCCTCAAAGCAATCCTTGCCGATGAGGGAATCCGGAAGCAGATCGTAAAGGATGAACTCCAGGAGATCAAGGATCGCTATGGCGATGACCGCCGCACGGTGATCAATCCGGCAGAAGGCGAGATCAACATCGAGGACCTGATCCCTGACGACGACGTCGTGATCACCATCTCCCACCTGGGTTACATCAAGCGGACCAAAGTAAGCGAATACCGGCTGCAGGGTCGTGGCGGACGTGGTGCCAAAGGCAGCAAGACCCGGAATGAGGATTTCATCGAGCATATGTTTGTCGCCTCAAACCACAACTACCTGTTGTTATTTACGGAATCAGGGAAATGCTTCTGGTTGCGGGTGTTTGAGATCCCTGAAGCTTCCAAAGTTTCCACGGGCAGAGCCATTCAGAATTTGCTTAACCTGGCATCAGAAGATGCAGTAAAGGCATATATCAAAATCCAGGACCTCAATGACCAGGATTTTGTGAATGAACACTACATCGTATTTGCTACGAAGAAGGGCATGCTCAAGAAGACACCGGTCGAAGCGTTCTCTCGTCCCCGTGCGAATGGGATCATTGCGATAACCATTAACGAGGGAGACACCCTTTTGGAGGCACGGTTGACCAATGGTTCCAATGAGATCATCCTGGCCAATCAGGGTGGACGGGCGATCAGGTTCCCGGAAAAGACAGTGAGACCGATGGGACGCTCTGCAGCCGGCGTCAAAGGTATGACCCTGCATGACGACAAGGATGAGGTCATCGGAATGATCTGCGTGGATCCGCTGGATCCCAGTGCAACCATTTTGGTCATTTCTGAAAAAGGGATGGGTAAGCGGTCACTGCTTGAAGACTACCGCATCACCAACCGGGGAGGAAAAGGAGTTAAAACCATGTCCATCTCTGAAAAAACGGGTCCGCTGGTTGCCATAAAACTGGTTACGGACGAGGATGAATTAATGATTACCGGGAAATCAGGAATTGTGATCCGCATGGAAGTGTTGGACTTAAGAACGATGGGACGTGCAACGCAGGGTGTCCGGGTGATAAAATTGACAGAAGATGATCAGATTGCGGACGTTGCTGTATTGTCTAAGGAAGAAAGCGACGAAGAAGAATAA